From Microbacterium rhizosphaerae:
GCCGAGGGCGTTGACGCGTTCATGGGCACGCTGGCGACGAGGCTGGTGCTGCTTCCGCCGAAGGACCCGGAGTCCAAGGGCGTCGTGGAGCGCCGCAACGGCTGGTTCGAGACCTCGTTCATGCCGGGCCGGTCGTTCACTTCCGCTGCGGACTTCGACGCCCAGTTCCGGGACTGGCTGGGGCGGGTCAACGCCCGGGTGGTGCGCACCACAAAGGCGTCACCGCTGCAGCGGGTCGACGTGGACCGGGCGGCGATGCTGCCGTTGCCGCCGATCCCGCTGCACTTGGGTTGGCGCAACCGGGTCCGGCTCGGCCGGGATTACTACGTCCGTCTCGACACCAACGACTACTCCGTCGACCCGCAGGTAATCGGCCGGCTCGTGGACGTGACCGCGGACTTGGAACGGGTCAGAGTCCGCGCGGACGGGCGGATCGTGGCTGACCACGCGCGGGTCTGGGCCAGAGGGATGACGATCACCGATCCTGCCCATGTCGAGACCGCCGCGAGGCTGCGGAAACAGTTCCAACAGCCCCGCGCCGCCGCCGCCGGTGACGACCTGGCCCGTGACCTCGCGGACTACGACCGGGCCTTCGGGATCATCGATGGAGAGCTCAGCTGATGGCTACCACGAAGACGACCGAGTCGGTCAAGCAGCTCACGTATCTCGCCGGCGCGTTGAAAGCACCCCGGATCACCGAAGCCGCGACCCGGCTCGCCGACCAAGCCCGCGACGCGGGCTGGTCGTTCGAGGACTACCTCGCCGCCGTCCTGGAACGCGAGGTGTCGGCGCGCAACGCGTCCGGCGCGGAGCTGCGGATCAAGGCCGCCGGGTTCCCGGCACGGAAGACACTGGAGGACTTCGACTGGGACGCGCAGCCCCCAGCCCGGCAGCAGATCGCGCAACTCGCCTCCGGCGGGTTCCTCCTGGAAGCGCAGAACGTGGTGCTGCTCGGCCCGCCCGGAACGGGGAAGACGCATTTGGCGATCGCGTTGGGGATCGTCGCCGCCCGGCACGGGCATCGGGTGCTGTTCGCGACCGCGACGGACTGGGTCACCCGCCTCACCGACGCGCACCGGCAAGGCCGGCTCCCCCAAGAGCTCGCGAGGCTGCGGCGTTACGGGCTGGTCATCGTCGACGAAGTCGGCTACCTCCCGTTCGAGCAAGACGCGGCGAACTTGTTCTTTCAGCTGGTGTCCTCCCGCTACGAGCACGCGTCGCTGATCCTCACCTCGAACCTCCCGTTCTCCGGGTGGGGAGGGGTGTTCGGAGACCAGGCCGTCGCCGCTGCGATGATCGACCGGATCGTGCACCACGCCGACGTCCTCACCCTGAAAGGCGCCAGTTACCG
This genomic window contains:
- the istB gene encoding IS21-like element helper ATPase IstB — protein: MATTKTTESVKQLTYLAGALKAPRITEAATRLADQARDAGWSFEDYLAAVLEREVSARNASGAELRIKAAGFPARKTLEDFDWDAQPPARQQIAQLASGGFLLEAQNVVLLGPPGTGKTHLAIALGIVAARHGHRVLFATATDWVTRLTDAHRQGRLPQELARLRRYGLVIVDEVGYLPFEQDAANLFFQLVSSRYEHASLILTSNLPFSGWGGVFGDQAVAAAMIDRIVHHADVLTLKGASYRLRGRGIDSLPSIRTTTDETPG
- the istA gene encoding IS21 family transposase, translated to MITLEDWALIRRLAAEGVPKAQIAARLQISRTTVIKAVGSGSPPRYERAARPTSFTPFEARVRQLLVETPDMPATVLAERVGWTGSIRWFRDNVHRLRPEQRRIDPADRLTWEPGDAAQCDLWFPPEKIPLEDGTRKLLPVLVITAAHSRLMLARMIPTRKTEDLLLGSWELIQQLGRVPRRLIWDNEPGIGRGKRHAEGVDAFMGTLATRLVLLPPKDPESKGVVERRNGWFETSFMPGRSFTSAADFDAQFRDWLGRVNARVVRTTKASPLQRVDVDRAAMLPLPPIPLHLGWRNRVRLGRDYYVRLDTNDYSVDPQVIGRLVDVTADLERVRVRADGRIVADHARVWARGMTITDPAHVETAARLRKQFQQPRAAAAGDDLARDLADYDRAFGIIDGELS